From Oryza sativa Japonica Group chromosome 4, ASM3414082v1, one genomic window encodes:
- the LOC107278038 gene encoding transcription factor ILI1, with amino-acid sequence MSSSRRSRSRRAGSSVPSSSSSSRTSISEDQIAELLSKLQALLPESQARNGAHRGSAARVLQETCSYIRSLHQEVDNLSETLAQLLASPDVTSDQAAVIRSLLM; translated from the exons ATGTCGAGCAGCCGGAGGTCGCGCTCACGGCGAGCCGGGAGCTcggtgccgtcgtcgtcgtcgtcgtcgaggacgTCGATCTCGGAGGACCAGATCGCCGAGCTTCTCTCCAAGCTTCAGGCCCTGCTCCCGGAGTCTCAGGCTCGCAATGGCGCCCATAGG GGCTCGGCGGCGAGGGTTTTGCAGGAGACGTGCAGCTACATCAGGAGCCTGCACCAGGAGGTGGACAACCTCAGCGAGACGCTCGCTCAGCTGCTCGCCTCCCCCGACGTCACCAGCGACCAGGCGGCCGTCATCAGGAGCCTCCTCATGTGA